From one Suricata suricatta isolate VVHF042 chromosome 8, meerkat_22Aug2017_6uvM2_HiC, whole genome shotgun sequence genomic stretch:
- the LOC115297614 gene encoding cytochrome c oxidase subunit 5A, mitochondrial-like, translated as MVLKHIIGSLACVRVRSPRAPATAAVRLRPASKTSVPNPYPAPHTHTFTPPNPVPSSTSAAQSVHCYYHRSYETEEDFDACWMTYFNKSDIDAWKLHKRMNALVGSDLVPEPKITGAALRACRQLNDFASAVSIDILEAVKDKAGPHKEIYHYIIQELRLTLNELGISTPEELGLDKVKIPWMASQGCIHNAT; from the exons ATGGTCTTAAAGCACATTATAGGCTCCCTCGCCTGTGTCAGAGTCCGGTCCCCAAGGGCCCCAGCCA CAGCAGCTGTCCGGCTGAGGCCGGCCTCCAAGACCTCTGTACCCAACCCCTACCCCgcgccccacacacacaccttcacgCCCCCTAACCCAGTTCCCAGCTCCACCTCCGCTGCCCAGTCAGTCCACTGCTACTACCATAGGTCATATGAGACAGAAGAGGATTTTGATGCCTGCTGGATGACTTACTTCAACAAGTCAGATATTGATGCCTGGAAACTGCATAAAAGGATGAACGCGCTTGTTGGCTCTGATCTGGTTCCAGAACCCAAAATCACCGGTGCTGCTCTGAGGGCATGCAGACAGCTAAATGATTTTGCTAGTGCAGTTAGCATTGACATCCTAGAGGCTGTTAAGGACAAAGCAGGACCTCACAAGGAAATCTACCACTATATCATCCAGGAACTTAGACTAACTTTAAATGAACTGGGAATCTCCACTCCAGAGGAACTGGGCCTTGACAAAGTGAAAATTCCATGGATGGCTTCTCAAGGATGTATTCATAATGCTACTTGA